Proteins co-encoded in one Cytobacillus sp. NJ13 genomic window:
- a CDS encoding PH domain-containing protein, whose protein sequence is MSNPKRLHPISAVANFLKHLKEMLVPFLVFVVFGSRGGNGEIVQLVLSLGVIIAVFMIGILTWWRYTYRLEEGELRIEYGVLIRKKRYIPLERIQSLDLSEGLLQRPFGLVKMKVETAGSSGAGEAEAVLTAISKKDAAFIQQAFSAAKNNPSEMETALQNREVIYKISPGELLLLASTSGGAGVVISAVFAFVFQFEEIIPYEKVFAGFEGFIANGIIFVSILVFIVFFIAWLIALIGSMLKYADFTLIKTEKELIVTRGLLEKRQMTIPLNRIQAIQFRENLLRQPLGLATVYIESAGGSIEDNESARLMILPIVKKTRIAGLLKPCLSHYELQPGFFKAPKRALNRYLWRGFLWVLPFVAVPLLFFRPWGYFSLVLMILSLGWSYLKYRDAGWDISSQQLVLRYRGIVRTTVFMKRNRIQSLTMSESYFQKKRSLATIEAVAMSGIGGTGGTVSDLDRKEVYAIYKWYSYTGLNRSYLKKEKRP, encoded by the coding sequence ATGTCTAATCCGAAACGGCTGCACCCAATATCAGCGGTAGCCAATTTCCTTAAACATCTAAAGGAAATGCTGGTGCCCTTTCTTGTTTTTGTCGTCTTTGGAAGCAGAGGAGGAAATGGGGAGATTGTTCAGCTTGTCCTGTCTTTAGGGGTCATAATCGCGGTTTTTATGATAGGGATCCTTACCTGGTGGAGATATACCTATAGACTGGAGGAAGGCGAGCTTCGAATCGAGTATGGTGTTCTGATAAGGAAGAAGAGATATATTCCACTTGAAAGAATTCAAAGTCTCGACTTATCGGAAGGTTTGCTGCAAAGGCCATTTGGCCTTGTGAAGATGAAAGTGGAGACAGCCGGTTCAAGCGGGGCTGGTGAGGCAGAAGCGGTATTAACGGCTATTTCTAAAAAAGATGCAGCGTTCATTCAGCAGGCATTTTCAGCCGCTAAAAATAATCCTTCCGAAATGGAAACAGCATTGCAGAACCGGGAAGTGATTTATAAAATTTCTCCTGGCGAGCTGCTCCTTCTGGCATCAACTTCAGGCGGGGCAGGTGTCGTTATTTCAGCTGTCTTTGCTTTTGTTTTTCAATTTGAAGAAATCATTCCGTATGAAAAGGTGTTTGCCGGGTTCGAAGGATTTATTGCCAACGGAATTATATTTGTGAGTATCCTGGTCTTCATCGTCTTTTTTATTGCATGGCTGATCGCTCTTATTGGCAGTATGCTGAAATATGCCGATTTTACATTAATAAAGACTGAGAAGGAATTGATTGTCACAAGAGGCCTGCTTGAAAAGAGGCAGATGACGATTCCGCTGAATCGCATTCAGGCTATTCAATTCAGGGAAAATCTGCTTAGGCAGCCACTTGGCCTGGCGACTGTCTATATTGAAAGTGCAGGAGGTTCCATTGAGGACAATGAAAGCGCCCGCCTTATGATCCTGCCGATTGTGAAAAAAACACGGATTGCCGGGCTGCTAAAGCCCTGCTTGTCCCACTACGAACTGCAGCCCGGATTCTTTAAAGCTCCGAAAAGGGCGCTTAACCGCTATTTATGGAGAGGGTTTCTGTGGGTACTGCCTTTTGTGGCTGTGCCGCTCCTCTTTTTCAGGCCATGGGGATACTTTTCTTTGGTGCTGATGATCCTTTCATTGGGATGGTCGTATCTCAAATACAGGGATGCAGGCTGGGATATCAGCTCTCAGCAGCTTGTTCTCAGATATCGAGGGATTGTCAGGACGACTGTCTTTATGAAAAGAAATCGAATACAGTCCCTCACCATGAGCGAAAGTTATTTTCAGAAAAAGCGCAGTCTGGCTACCATAGAAGCTGTGGCCATGTCAGGGATTGGGGGGACAGGCGGAACGGTCTCTGATCTTGACCGGAAAGAAGTGTATGCTATTTATAAGTGGTATTCTTATACTGGATTAAACAGAAGTTATTTGAAAAAGGAAAAGCGCCCATGA
- a CDS encoding PH domain-containing protein → MITEPHKRIPARGLLAWRISGTIHSVFPFVLSGGAIAAAFLFNWPIWVIGASLMFYSAYAYLVIMTFPSLRWKRWRYEVRENEIELKHGIFVIKRTLVPMIRVQHVDTKQGPILRKFRLATVTISTAATVHEIPALDVDEAEELRFFISLLARAADDDV, encoded by the coding sequence ATGATTACAGAGCCGCATAAAAGGATACCGGCAAGGGGGCTGCTTGCATGGAGAATCTCCGGCACAATCCACTCGGTTTTTCCTTTTGTGTTATCAGGGGGCGCTATTGCTGCTGCTTTCCTGTTTAATTGGCCTATTTGGGTTATTGGAGCTTCCTTAATGTTTTATTCCGCTTATGCCTACCTGGTCATTATGACTTTCCCCTCTTTAAGGTGGAAAAGATGGAGGTATGAGGTCCGGGAAAATGAAATAGAGCTTAAACATGGGATATTTGTGATTAAAAGGACCCTTGTTCCCATGATTCGGGTGCAGCATGTGGATACCAAGCAAGGGCCGATATTGCGTAAATTTCGTCTTGCTACTGTCACCATCTCTACAGCTGCAACTGTTCACGAGATACCGGCATTGGATGTGGACGAAGCGGAGGAATTGCGCTTTTTCATTTCCTTGCTGGCAAGGGCTGCAGATGATGATGTCTAA
- the uvsE gene encoding UV DNA damage repair endonuclease UvsE codes for MTIVRLGYVAMSMNLKNASPSQMMTFKQFSAIKDREAAIARLERIAVSNLENCLRLLKHNAAHDIHFFRFSSRLIPLANHEELSDWKYMHPLKEALSKIGDFLDEHPMRVDFHPDHFVLLNTPKVDTLNMSIKTLAMHEALLKGMRLNSAHRCVLHVGGGYDDKEKALEQFIHNWGYTPSGIQQMIILENDDTTFTLDDTLYLCEKLGIPLVFDYHHHLANFENDNWMGQWGRVAATWDHSELPVKMHISSPKSDKDFRAHADYINADMFMEFLQNIKGSVPEIHCMIEAKMKDSALFKLAEDLRMNPNLTFIDSSSFEI; via the coding sequence ATGACGATTGTACGCCTTGGGTATGTCGCGATGAGCATGAATCTGAAAAACGCGTCACCATCGCAAATGATGACGTTCAAGCAATTCTCGGCCATTAAAGACCGCGAGGCGGCTATAGCAAGACTGGAGCGGATTGCTGTATCAAATCTTGAGAACTGCCTGAGGCTGCTAAAGCACAATGCAGCCCATGATATCCATTTTTTCCGCTTTAGTTCCCGGCTGATTCCTCTTGCCAATCATGAGGAACTCTCTGATTGGAAGTATATGCACCCTCTTAAAGAAGCTCTATCCAAAATAGGTGACTTTCTGGATGAACACCCCATGCGGGTGGATTTTCATCCGGACCATTTTGTGCTCCTTAATACGCCGAAAGTTGATACATTGAATATGTCCATTAAAACACTGGCAATGCATGAAGCCCTGCTGAAAGGCATGAGGCTGAATTCAGCTCACCGCTGTGTTCTGCATGTGGGCGGAGGCTATGATGATAAAGAGAAGGCTCTTGAACAATTTATCCATAATTGGGGCTATACACCTTCAGGAATCCAGCAAATGATTATCCTTGAGAATGACGATACCACCTTTACTCTTGATGATACGCTTTACCTTTGTGAAAAACTTGGGATTCCGCTTGTATTTGATTACCACCATCACCTTGCCAATTTTGAGAATGATAACTGGATGGGGCAATGGGGAAGGGTAGCAGCGACATGGGACCATTCAGAACTGCCTGTGAAAATGCATATTTCCAGTCCGAAATCAGACAAAGATTTCAGAGCTCACGCCGATTATATTAATGCTGATATGTTCATGGAGTTTCTTCAAAATATTAAGGGTTCAGTGCCTGAAATCCATTGTATGATCGAAGCGAAAATGAAGGACAGTGCCCTATTTAAGCTTGCTGAAGATTTGAGAATGAACCCTAATCTTACTTTTATTGACTCATCCAGCTTTGAAATATAA
- a CDS encoding DEAD/DEAH box helicase: protein MTKFQDLGISPATMKSLKRMGFEEATPIQAQTIPLSLENKDLIGQAQTGTGKTAAFGIPMIDKIDNTKDFIQGIVIAPTRELAIQVSEELYKIGYGKRTKVLSIYGGQDINRQIRALKNKPHIIVGTPGRILDHINRKTMRLDHVHTAILDEADEMLNMGFIDDIEAILAQIPDERQTLLFSATMPAPIRRMAERFMKDPQIVRVKAKEMTVSSIEQYYIEVHEKNKFDVLTRLLDIQSPELAIVFGRTKRRVDELAEALNLRGYMAEGIHGDLSQAKRISVLRKFKEGSIDVLVATDVAARGLDISGVTHVYNFDIPQDPESYVHRIGRTGRAGKTGVAMTFINPREKSYLHVVERTTKRKMERMDAPTLDEALEGQQKAVMEKIMQTIEENNLESYKEAADELLAQKDASTVVQAVLKMLTKEPDTTPVKLTEEKPLPSKRDRKPNDRSRGGYNGKGRQGGQKGSYKSRQGHTGKRQSHNNRSNSSSYR, encoded by the coding sequence TTGACAAAGTTTCAAGACTTGGGCATCAGCCCGGCGACAATGAAATCACTGAAGCGAATGGGATTTGAAGAAGCGACTCCTATTCAGGCCCAGACCATTCCGTTAAGTTTAGAGAATAAAGACCTGATCGGGCAGGCGCAGACAGGAACAGGAAAAACTGCTGCATTCGGAATCCCGATGATTGATAAAATCGACAACACGAAGGATTTCATTCAGGGAATTGTGATTGCTCCGACTCGCGAGCTGGCAATTCAGGTATCGGAAGAACTGTATAAAATCGGCTATGGCAAAAGAACGAAAGTCCTATCCATTTATGGAGGTCAGGATATTAATCGCCAAATCCGTGCCTTGAAGAACAAACCGCATATCATCGTTGGAACGCCAGGACGTATTTTGGACCACATAAACCGCAAAACAATGCGTCTTGACCATGTCCATACAGCTATCCTTGACGAAGCGGATGAAATGCTTAACATGGGATTCATTGATGATATTGAAGCAATCCTTGCACAAATTCCGGATGAGCGCCAAACGCTGCTTTTCTCTGCTACAATGCCTGCGCCAATCCGCAGAATGGCAGAACGTTTCATGAAGGACCCTCAAATTGTCCGTGTAAAAGCGAAGGAAATGACTGTATCATCTATTGAACAATACTATATTGAAGTGCATGAAAAGAATAAATTTGATGTGCTGACAAGACTTCTGGATATTCAATCACCGGAATTGGCAATCGTATTCGGACGTACAAAGCGCCGTGTCGATGAACTGGCTGAAGCCTTGAATCTTCGCGGATATATGGCTGAAGGAATCCATGGTGACTTAAGCCAGGCTAAGAGGATTTCTGTTCTTCGCAAGTTCAAGGAGGGAAGCATTGACGTCCTTGTTGCAACAGATGTTGCTGCGCGAGGCTTGGATATTTCCGGCGTCACACATGTATACAATTTTGATATTCCTCAGGATCCTGAAAGCTATGTTCACCGCATCGGCCGTACAGGACGTGCTGGAAAAACAGGTGTTGCGATGACATTCATCAATCCGCGCGAAAAATCGTATCTCCATGTCGTAGAACGTACAACCAAGAGAAAAATGGAACGCATGGATGCTCCAACACTGGATGAGGCCCTTGAAGGCCAGCAAAAAGCAGTCATGGAAAAAATCATGCAAACCATTGAGGAAAACAATCTTGAGAGCTATAAAGAAGCAGCAGATGAGCTTCTGGCACAAAAGGATGCTTCAACAGTGGTTCAGGCCGTACTGAAGATGCTGACAAAAGAACCGGATACAACTCCTGTTAAATTAACAGAGGAAAAGCCGCTTCCTTCTAAGCGAGACAGAAAGCCGAATGACCGCAGCCGCGGAGGCTATAACGGAAAAGGCAGACAAGGAGGCCAGAAAGGATCATATAAATCCCGTCAAGGCCACACTGGAAAACGTCAAAGCCACAATAACCGTTCAAATAGCAGCAGCTATCGTTAA
- a CDS encoding alpha/beta fold hydrolase, producing the protein MIGCMCIHGFTGAPFEVEPLAEYLKEHTDWEISVPTLPGHGDELKLKGIAYNKWIEHAEEELKRLISRCEKVYVVGFSMGGLIASYLTVHYPVDKLVLLSAAAYYVNPKQLFFDIKEMARDAFKGNLADNELFVRYKRKISATPITATLQFRRLVASIKPILNQITVPTLIAQGESDGVVPPRSAKYLYNNISSSAKKLIFIKDSKHLICHCGEGERLFQEILGFLQKKPE; encoded by the coding sequence ATGATTGGCTGCATGTGCATACATGGTTTTACAGGAGCTCCATTTGAAGTAGAACCTTTAGCAGAATATTTGAAAGAACATACAGACTGGGAGATTTCCGTGCCGACATTGCCGGGTCATGGCGATGAACTGAAGCTAAAGGGAATTGCCTATAACAAATGGATTGAGCATGCTGAGGAAGAGCTGAAAAGGCTGATAAGCCGCTGTGAAAAAGTGTATGTAGTCGGCTTTTCGATGGGCGGCCTGATCGCCAGCTACTTAACAGTGCATTACCCTGTGGATAAGCTGGTCCTGCTTAGTGCTGCTGCTTATTATGTAAATCCAAAACAGCTTTTCTTCGATATTAAAGAGATGGCAAGGGATGCCTTCAAGGGAAACCTGGCCGACAATGAGCTGTTCGTCAGATATAAGCGGAAAATAAGTGCGACACCGATTACGGCAACTCTTCAATTCCGCAGGCTTGTGGCCTCTATCAAACCTATCTTAAATCAGATCACTGTGCCGACATTGATTGCGCAAGGTGAAAGTGATGGAGTTGTGCCACCAAGAAGTGCCAAATATTTATACAATAATATTAGTTCATCAGCCAAAAAATTAATTTTTATAAAGGACTCGAAACATCTTATCTGCCATTGCGGGGAAGGGGAACGCCTCTTTCAGGAAATCCTTGGTTTCCTTCAAAAAAAGCCGGAATGA
- the murF gene encoding UDP-N-acetylmuramoyl-tripeptide--D-alanyl-D-alanine ligase, with protein MIKKTLQEITQMIKVDNDVSSFNDTSIQGVSIDSRKINHGNLFVPFKGENSDGYRFVEDAIEKGAAAAFWQKDVPNPPLHLPILIVEDTLTALQELARSYRDELKVKVAGITGSNGKTTTKDMTANLLSLQYKVQKTEGNYNNHIGLPLTILALEEDTEIAVLEMGMSGRGEIDFLTKLARPDAVIITNIGESHLQDLGSREGIAEAKLEIVNGLQENGLVIYYGDEPLLDEKLKSYSGSAALRTFGRTGKNDVYPMDIEQNDSGSTFGINVSSGKFYLPVLGTHNVLNALAAMIAASHFGVPYEKMNEGFASLKLTNMRMELLEGQSGEKIINDAYNASPTSMNAAIELIANLPGYKKKILVLGDMLELGPQEEDFHYSTGKSVDPEKVDYVFTYGKLGEYIAKGAKEVLPHERVAAFTDKQPLIEELKKHVDPETIILVKASRGMKLEEVVSALQ; from the coding sequence ATGATTAAGAAAACACTTCAGGAAATTACACAGATGATTAAAGTAGATAATGATGTATCATCTTTTAATGATACATCCATACAAGGCGTTAGCATTGACTCCAGAAAAATCAATCACGGCAATTTGTTCGTTCCATTCAAAGGGGAAAATTCGGATGGCTATCGATTTGTAGAAGATGCTATCGAAAAAGGGGCAGCCGCGGCTTTTTGGCAAAAGGACGTTCCTAATCCCCCGCTTCATCTTCCAATCCTGATCGTCGAAGATACACTAACGGCTCTTCAGGAATTGGCAAGAAGCTATCGTGATGAATTAAAGGTAAAAGTGGCAGGGATTACAGGAAGCAATGGTAAAACAACAACCAAGGATATGACCGCAAACCTCCTTTCCCTGCAATATAAGGTTCAAAAAACGGAAGGTAACTACAACAATCACATCGGTTTGCCTTTAACCATTCTGGCTCTTGAGGAAGATACGGAAATCGCTGTGCTGGAAATGGGAATGAGCGGCAGGGGGGAAATCGATTTTCTTACGAAGCTTGCCCGTCCGGACGCTGTGATTATTACGAATATAGGCGAATCACACCTGCAGGATTTAGGTTCCAGAGAAGGGATTGCAGAAGCAAAGCTGGAGATTGTAAATGGGCTCCAGGAAAATGGTCTGGTTATTTATTACGGAGACGAGCCTCTCCTGGATGAAAAACTGAAATCCTACAGCGGTTCTGCAGCTTTAAGAACTTTTGGAAGAACCGGGAAAAATGATGTATACCCGATGGATATTGAGCAGAATGACAGCGGCAGCACGTTTGGTATCAATGTGTCCAGCGGGAAGTTTTATCTGCCTGTGTTAGGTACCCATAATGTTCTCAATGCCCTGGCAGCCATGATAGCAGCATCCCATTTCGGCGTTCCGTACGAAAAGATGAACGAAGGCTTCGCAAGCTTAAAGCTGACGAACATGAGGATGGAACTTCTCGAGGGTCAAAGTGGAGAAAAAATCATCAACGATGCTTATAATGCGAGTCCAACATCTATGAATGCGGCGATTGAACTGATCGCCAACCTGCCAGGATATAAAAAGAAAATTCTTGTTCTCGGCGATATGCTGGAGCTTGGTCCGCAGGAGGAGGATTTCCATTATTCCACAGGTAAATCTGTGGATCCTGAAAAGGTTGATTATGTATTTACTTACGGCAAGCTTGGCGAATATATCGCCAAGGGAGCGAAGGAGGTACTGCCTCACGAACGGGTGGCCGCCTTTACTGACAAACAGCCGCTGATCGAAGAGCTGAAGAAACATGTGGATCCGGAAACGATTATACTGGTTAAGGCATCCCGGGGCATGAAACTTGAAGAAGTTGTCTCAGCCCTTCAATAA
- a CDS encoding D-alanine--D-alanine ligase, with protein MKTKVGLLYGGKSAEHKVSMQTAMAVIKALDLEKFEIHPIYISEEGQWVKGPQLQGPVSSVKELEFSQGEALPPTALAPTLFQDAQNKGPFDVIFPLLHGPNGEDGTVQGLLELLNLPYVGNGVLASSAGMDKVIMKNIFAQAGLPQVKYVWFIRSEWENETEAAYDQVEKELGYPCFVKPANLGSSVGISKCMNRSELEGAFKEAFQFDRKIIIEEGVTAREIEAGVLGNDYPECSVAGEIVPKVEFYDYKAKYEDGDTALIIPAEISENEYSELRDMAIKAFKALDCSGLVRADFFLTREGKLYINEVNTMPGFTPFSMFPLLWKHTGVEYPQLIEKLVDLAIERHAEKQSIKHTM; from the coding sequence ATGAAAACGAAGGTTGGCCTTTTATACGGCGGAAAATCTGCAGAGCATAAAGTATCGATGCAGACTGCAATGGCTGTGATTAAAGCATTGGATTTAGAGAAATTTGAAATTCATCCTATTTATATATCTGAAGAAGGTCAATGGGTAAAGGGCCCTCAATTGCAAGGACCTGTTTCCAGTGTGAAGGAGCTGGAATTTTCCCAGGGGGAAGCACTTCCTCCAACTGCTTTGGCACCGACTCTTTTCCAGGATGCACAGAATAAAGGTCCATTTGATGTAATCTTCCCGCTGCTTCATGGTCCAAACGGGGAAGACGGCACTGTTCAAGGTTTGCTTGAGCTGCTTAACCTGCCATATGTGGGGAATGGAGTATTGGCTTCATCTGCAGGGATGGATAAGGTCATCATGAAGAATATCTTTGCACAGGCAGGCCTGCCACAGGTGAAGTATGTCTGGTTTATCCGCAGCGAGTGGGAAAATGAGACGGAAGCAGCCTACGATCAAGTGGAAAAGGAACTCGGATATCCGTGTTTTGTAAAACCGGCCAACCTGGGTTCAAGTGTAGGAATCAGCAAGTGCATGAACCGTTCAGAGCTTGAGGGAGCATTCAAAGAAGCTTTCCAATTTGACCGTAAAATTATCATTGAAGAAGGCGTTACAGCCAGAGAAATTGAAGCTGGCGTATTGGGCAATGATTATCCGGAATGTTCTGTTGCCGGTGAGATTGTCCCGAAAGTTGAATTCTATGACTATAAAGCCAAATATGAAGATGGGGACACAGCATTAATCATTCCTGCTGAAATCTCAGAAAATGAGTACAGTGAACTGAGGGACATGGCCATTAAAGCATTTAAAGCCCTTGACTGCTCAGGTCTGGTCAGAGCTGATTTCTTTTTAACAAGAGAGGGTAAGCTATACATTAATGAGGTTAATACAATGCCAGGCTTTACACCTTTCAGCATGTTCCCGCTTCTATGGAAGCATACGGGAGTGGAATATCCTCAGCTGATCGAAAAGCTTGTCGATCTCGCCATCGAACGCCATGCTGAGAAACAAAGCATCAAACACACAATGTAA
- a CDS encoding dicarboxylate/amino acid:cation symporter: MKFGLLPRIIAAIALGILLGSFSPEWLIQLFATFNGLFGNFLGFAIPLIIIGFIAPGIGSMGKGAGKLLGITTGFAYASTITAGLVAYFSATVLYPVLLKNQSFKEFENPEDALLSPFFQVDMPPVMGVMTALLISFTLGLGLAAIKGNTLQNAMNDFRDIIEKLIEKVIIPLLPVHIFGIFANMTQGGQVGAIISVFAKVFVMIIALHLLFLLLQYSAAGTLMKANPLRLMKNMMPAYFTALGTQSSASTIPVTLKQVKKLGAREKVADFSVPLLATIHLSGSTITIVSCAIAVMMLQGQTASFAEILPFILMLGITMIAAPGVPGGAVMAALGLLESMLGFNETMLALMIALYLAQDSFGTACNVTGDGALTLLSDKASGKDKKLQPQSAVKAG, encoded by the coding sequence ATGAAGTTCGGTTTGCTTCCCAGAATTATTGCAGCCATAGCATTGGGTATTTTATTAGGTTCTTTTTCCCCTGAATGGCTTATTCAGCTATTTGCTACTTTTAATGGACTGTTCGGAAACTTTCTTGGTTTTGCGATTCCATTAATTATTATCGGATTTATCGCGCCAGGTATCGGGAGCATGGGAAAAGGCGCAGGGAAACTGCTGGGGATTACAACTGGCTTTGCCTATGCTTCTACGATCACTGCTGGTTTAGTTGCCTATTTTTCTGCGACGGTGTTATACCCTGTTCTTTTAAAAAACCAAAGCTTCAAAGAGTTTGAGAATCCTGAGGATGCTTTGCTTTCACCCTTTTTCCAGGTGGACATGCCTCCTGTAATGGGGGTCATGACGGCACTGCTGATTTCATTCACGCTAGGCCTTGGATTGGCTGCGATCAAGGGAAATACTCTGCAAAATGCTATGAATGATTTCCGTGATATTATTGAAAAACTGATTGAAAAGGTCATCATTCCATTGCTTCCTGTCCATATTTTTGGGATTTTTGCCAATATGACGCAGGGCGGACAGGTTGGCGCCATTATTTCTGTATTTGCCAAAGTATTTGTCATGATTATTGCTCTTCACCTTTTATTTTTACTGCTTCAATATTCAGCGGCCGGTACCCTTATGAAAGCCAATCCGCTTAGACTCATGAAAAATATGATGCCTGCCTACTTTACGGCACTTGGAACCCAATCATCCGCATCCACCATTCCTGTTACGCTTAAACAGGTTAAAAAGCTTGGTGCACGTGAAAAAGTCGCGGATTTCTCTGTTCCATTACTGGCAACGATTCATCTCTCCGGAAGTACGATCACCATTGTGAGCTGTGCGATCGCCGTGATGATGCTGCAGGGTCAAACAGCATCATTTGCAGAAATCCTGCCTTTTATTTTAATGCTTGGCATCACGATGATTGCAGCTCCCGGCGTCCCTGGAGGAGCTGTCATGGCCGCATTGGGTCTGCTTGAAAGCATGCTAGGATTCAACGAAACCATGCTTGCGCTTATGATTGCCCTATACCTTGCCCAGGACAGCTTTGGAACTGCGTGCAATGTAACCGGCGACGGTGCGCTGACACTATTATCAGATAAGGCAAGCGGCAAAGATAAGAAACTTCAGCCTCAATCTGCTGTGAAAGCTGGCTAA
- a CDS encoding universal stress protein: MFKKILIAADGSDHSIRAAAKAIQLAEQNPDSEITVVYAVDGQTSKEDILHHFDKSIVDQVRKKRLEPIENLLKEKGISYEIKILQGEPGPAIVEFANKMDFDVAVVGSRGLNTLQEMVLGSVSHKIAKRVKAPVLIVK, translated from the coding sequence GTGTTTAAAAAGATACTGATTGCTGCAGATGGATCCGATCATTCCATTCGTGCAGCCGCTAAAGCCATTCAACTGGCTGAACAGAATCCTGATTCTGAAATAACCGTAGTGTATGCTGTTGATGGCCAGACCTCAAAAGAAGATATCCTTCACCATTTTGATAAGAGTATAGTGGACCAGGTGAGGAAAAAACGTTTAGAGCCAATAGAAAACTTATTAAAAGAAAAGGGCATTTCATATGAAATAAAAATCCTGCAGGGAGAGCCTGGACCAGCCATTGTTGAGTTCGCCAACAAGATGGATTTTGATGTTGCTGTAGTAGGAAGCCGGGGTCTGAATACACTTCAGGAAATGGTGCTCGGAAGTGTTAGCCATAAAATAGCCAAACGTGTGAAAGCGCCTGTTTTGATTGTTAAGTAA
- a CDS encoding SulP family inorganic anion transporter — MKVLSKKEQWFGNVKGDILAGIVVALALIPEAIAFSIIAGVDPMVGLYASFCIAVTISIVGGRPGMISAATGAMALLMVTLVADHGLQYLFAATILTGILQILFGVLKLARFMKFIPRAVMIGFVNALAILIFMAQLEQFADASWVMYAMVAGALAIIYIFPRFTKAMPSPLVAIIVITVIAIMTKSDVRTVGDMGTITSALPAFFIPDVPFNLETLKIIFPYSIALAIVGLLESLLTASIVDDMTDTASDKNMESRGQGIANIVAGLFGGMAGCAMIGQSVINVKSGGRGRLSALTAGTFLMFLILVLGNIVVQIPMAALVGVMIMVSIGTFDWSSIKGLAKTPVTDSIVMVTTTVTTVFTHDLSKGVFAGIILSAIFFVAKISKVHAASRIEGDKKIYAVTGQVFFASVDELVAAFEFNEVLNEVEIDFTQAHVWDDSGVAAIDKIVLKLRDNGVLVRLSGLNAPSSNLIERLAVHRKPGAKLSGH; from the coding sequence TTGAAAGTTTTATCAAAAAAAGAACAATGGTTCGGCAATGTTAAGGGAGACATTCTTGCTGGAATCGTAGTGGCATTGGCACTAATCCCAGAGGCGATTGCATTCTCGATTATTGCTGGTGTCGATCCAATGGTTGGATTGTATGCTTCTTTCTGTATTGCTGTAACCATTTCAATAGTTGGCGGAAGGCCTGGAATGATTTCTGCTGCAACTGGTGCGATGGCGTTATTAATGGTTACATTAGTAGCTGATCACGGACTGCAGTATTTATTTGCTGCGACCATTTTGACGGGAATTCTGCAGATCTTATTTGGTGTGCTTAAGCTGGCCCGCTTTATGAAATTCATTCCGCGTGCGGTTATGATTGGGTTTGTTAACGCACTGGCAATATTGATTTTCATGGCACAGCTTGAACAGTTTGCAGATGCTTCATGGGTAATGTATGCGATGGTTGCCGGTGCATTGGCGATTATTTATATTTTCCCGAGATTTACTAAAGCAATGCCATCTCCTCTGGTGGCTATTATTGTTATTACTGTCATTGCCATCATGACAAAGAGTGATGTGCGCACAGTTGGCGACATGGGAACTATCACATCGGCCCTTCCGGCATTCTTTATACCGGATGTTCCATTTAACCTTGAGACTCTGAAGATTATTTTCCCATACTCTATTGCCCTTGCGATCGTGGGCTTGCTTGAATCTTTGCTGACTGCATCCATAGTTGATGACATGACCGATACGGCCAGTGATAAGAATATGGAAAGCCGCGGACAGGGAATTGCGAATATCGTGGCAGGTCTATTCGGCGGAATGGCAGGCTGTGCCATGATTGGACAGTCCGTTATAAATGTGAAATCTGGCGGGAGAGGCAGACTTTCGGCTTTGACAGCCGGCACATTCCTTATGTTTCTGATTTTAGTATTAGGAAATATTGTCGTTCAGATCCCGATGGCTGCATTAGTTGGCGTTATGATCATGGTATCGATCGGTACATTTGACTGGTCATCCATTAAAGGCCTTGCTAAGACGCCTGTCACAGATTCGATTGTTATGGTGACAACGACTGTTACAACTGTTTTCACTCATGACTTATCCAAAGGAGTGTTCGCGGGGATCATCCTAAGTGCGATCTTCTTTGTCGCTAAAATTTCGAAAGTGCATGCTGCATCACGAATTGAAGGAGATAAGAAAATATACGCTGTAACAGGCCAGGTTTTCTTTGCTTCTGTAGATGAACTTGTAGCAGCATTCGAATTTAATGAAGTATTAAACGAAGTTGAAATTGATTTTACACAGGCGCATGTCTGGGATGACTCAGGTGTCGCTGCCATAGATAAGATTGTATTAAAGCTTCGTGACAACGGTGTGCTAGTCCGCCTATCAGGATTAAACGCGCCAAGCTCGAACTTGATTGAGCGTTTGGCCGTTCACCGCAAACCTGGTGCGAAATTATCCGGCCATTAA